The Triticum dicoccoides isolate Atlit2015 ecotype Zavitan chromosome 6A, WEW_v2.0, whole genome shotgun sequence genome has a window encoding:
- the LOC119316591 gene encoding uncharacterized protein LOC119316591 isoform X1, which yields MKFRKGGKVEVLQKAEAPFGSWRPAEILSGNGHTYLVSYDPCLLDGSLAIERVPRKVIRPSPPSPDGLVCWVPGDILEVFDSYSWKVVEVVRLLGHEYYLVRLLGSSLELRVDASNLRTRQLWQDGKWVALPKDSARCAAGSHRSRTKGGNSGGSHLLLKNKNVFEDNMSRGMKRKTSAASAFPMQRSEVTKRFQTSRRDGRRQHLGPGDSLHLMDKVDAVDSPCLMLGEKCMHDSLNNRANGFPKTNLAVVNANVDYQYPSVTTQDSDTDSAASSVGSCNPYGSPYRQAHPQEYDSGDICSRTDDDDEASVSGTESPLPIKGGLGEETHLLELHAYRATMMALYAYGSISWEQEALMTNLRLTLNISTDEHLSELRNLANSAVCSR from the exons ATGAAATTCCGCAAAGGGGGCAAGGTGGAGGTACTGCAGAAGGCGGAGGCACCTTTCGGTTCCTGGAGGCCTGCCGAGATCCTTTCTGGCAATGGGCACACCTATCTCGTAAGCTATGATCCATGTCTGCTTGACGGTAGTCTGGCCATTGAAAGggttccaagaaaggtgataaggcCTTCTCCCCCGTCCCCAGATGGTCTGGTGTGCTGGGTCCCAGGCGACATCCTTGAAGTCTTCGACAGCTATTCATGGAAGGTTGTGGAAGTCGTGAGATTGCTTGGTCATGAGTACTATCTTGTCAGGCTCCTCGGATCCTCCCTAGAATTGAGGGTAGATGCATCCAACCTTAGGACAAGGCAGCTTTGGCAAGATGGCAAATGGGTTGCTCTTCCAAAG GATTCTGCAAGATGTGCTGCTGGTTCACACAGGAGTCGGACAAAAGGTGGAAATTCAGGGGGCAGTCATCTTCTATTAAAGAACAAGAATGTGTTTGAAGACAATATGTCTCGAGGCATGAAGAGGAAAACCTCTGCTGCATCAGCTTTCCCTATGCAGCGCAGTGAAGTTACTAAGAGATTTCAGACTTCTCGCAGAGATGGAAGACGCCAACATCTTGGTCCTGGAGATTCTCTTCATTTGATGGATAAGGTAGATGCTGTTGATTCCCCATGCTTAATGCTGGGTGAAAAATGCATGCATGATTCCTTAAATAACAGAGCAAATGGCTTTCCTAAAACAAACCTTGCAGTGGTTAATGCTAATGTTGATTATCAGTATCCCTCTGTAACAACTCAAGATAGTGATACTGATAGTGCCGCATCCTCTGTTGGTAGTTGCAATCCCTACGGTAGCCCCTATAGACAAGCACATCCTCAGGAGTACGACAGTGGAGATATTTGTAGTAGgactgatgatgatgacgaagctTCTGTATCTGGAACTGAATCACCTCTTCCAATTAAAGGTGGTCTGGGGGAAGAAACCCATCTgcttgagttgcatgcttatcgtgCAACAATGATGGCACTATATGCTTATGGATCAATTAGCTGGGAGCAAGAGGCTTTGATGACTAATCTGAGGCTTACACTGAACATCTCTACTGATGAACATTTATCAGAGTTAAGGAATTTGGCTAACTCTGCAGTTTGTTCTAGATAG
- the LOC119316591 gene encoding uncharacterized protein LOC119316591 isoform X2 gives MKFRKGGKVEVLQKAEAPFGSWRPAEILSGNGHTYLVSYDPCLLDGSLAIERVPRKVIRPSPPSPDGLVCWVPGDILEVFDSYSWKVVEVVRLLGHEYYLVRLLGSSLELRVDASNLRTRQLWQDGKWVALPKDSARCAAGSHRSRTKGGNSGGSHLLLKNKNVFEDNMSRGMKRKTSAASAFPMQRSEVTKRFQTSRRDGRRQHLGPGDSLHLMDKGRSWRLVKHPSVGLC, from the exons ATGAAATTCCGCAAAGGGGGCAAGGTGGAGGTACTGCAGAAGGCGGAGGCACCTTTCGGTTCCTGGAGGCCTGCCGAGATCCTTTCTGGCAATGGGCACACCTATCTCGTAAGCTATGATCCATGTCTGCTTGACGGTAGTCTGGCCATTGAAAGggttccaagaaaggtgataaggcCTTCTCCCCCGTCCCCAGATGGTCTGGTGTGCTGGGTCCCAGGCGACATCCTTGAAGTCTTCGACAGCTATTCATGGAAGGTTGTGGAAGTCGTGAGATTGCTTGGTCATGAGTACTATCTTGTCAGGCTCCTCGGATCCTCCCTAGAATTGAGGGTAGATGCATCCAACCTTAGGACAAGGCAGCTTTGGCAAGATGGCAAATGGGTTGCTCTTCCAAAG GATTCTGCAAGATGTGCTGCTGGTTCACACAGGAGTCGGACAAAAGGTGGAAATTCAGGGGGCAGTCATCTTCTATTAAAGAACAAGAATGTGTTTGAAGACAATATGTCTCGAGGCATGAAGAGGAAAACCTCTGCTGCATCAGCTTTCCCTATGCAGCGCAGTGAAGTTACTAAGAGATTTCAGACTTCTCGCAGAGATGGAAGACGCCAACATCTTGGTCCTGGAGATTCTCTTCATTTGATGGATAAG